The following proteins are encoded in a genomic region of Necator americanus strain Aroian chromosome II, whole genome shotgun sequence:
- a CDS encoding hypothetical protein (NECATOR_CHRII.G4820.T1) yields MVEPTASPFNFRRTQSCRVPNKVMETTPANIRRLKFDRAFTVQDDLPSCSKRTGQNGSLRKPNRLTGRSRSQRRGTLSSIASLSFSQKQALSASWRLLRPQAPGLFRKVLLELEIVSSKVKQIFYKALCVDAFNKDDENKATMDAHVRLIVKFFDDLLTTLDDEAECINRMKQIGTSHAILARTCAFSSDIWEQLGEITMERLCAHELIQNREAVRAWRILLACIIDELRGGFDEETRYYKKTSSAEHLEDVDKGENDKTTSNGIQEKMRQLRLEYDSTVPYEK; encoded by the exons TTATGGAAACGACACCAGCGAATATTCGCCGATTGAAATTCGATCGAGCGTTTACTGTACAGGACGATTTGCCATCATGTTCGAAGAGGACAG GTCAAAATGGAAGTTTACGAAAACCGAATCGATTGACGGGAAGATCACGTTCGCAGCGACGAG GCACACTGAGTTCCATCGCATCGTTGTCGTTCAGCCAAAAGCAGGCGCTTTCAGCCTCATGGCGCTTGCTGCGCCCACAAGCGCCAGgtctttttcgaaaagtgcTGTTGGAGTTGGAAATTGTGTCGAGCAAAGTGAAACAG attttctacaAAGCACTGTGTGTGGACGCGTTCAACAAAGACGATGAAAATAAAGCAACGATGGATGCACATGTCAGATTAATTGTGAA ATTCTTCGATGATCTTCTGACGACGTTAGACGACGAAGCGGAATGTATCAATCGAATGAAGCAGATTGGCACATCGCATGCGATCCTTGCGAGGACGTGTGCGTTTTCGAG TGACATTTGGGAGCAGCTGGGTGAAATAACCATGGAAAGGCTTTGTGCTCATGAACTTATTCAG AATCGAGAAGCTGTTCGAGCATGGCGAATATTGCTAGCGTGTATCATCGACGAACTTCGTGGAGGTTTCGACGAAGAGACTCGCTATTACAA aaaaacctcCTCTGCCGAGCATTTGGAAGATGTGGACAAGGGtgaaaatgacaaaacaaCATCGAATGGAATCCAGGAGAAAATGCGTCAACTACGTTTGGAGTACGACTCAACAGTGCCTTACGAAAAGTAG
- a CDS encoding hypothetical protein (NECATOR_CHRII.G4820.T2), which produces MVEPTASPFNFRRTQSCRVPNKGQNGSLRKPNRLTGRSRSQRRGTLSSIASLSFSQKQALSASWRLLRPQAPGLFRKVLLELEIVSSKVKQIFYKALCVDAFNKDDENKATMDAHVRLIVKFFDDLLTTLDDEAECINRMKQIGTSHAILARTCAFSSDIWEQLGEITMERLCAHELIQKNREAVRAWRILLACIIDELRGGFDEETRYYKKTSSAEHLEDVDKGENDKTTSNGIQEKMRQLRLEYDSTVPYEK; this is translated from the exons GTCAAAATGGAAGTTTACGAAAACCGAATCGATTGACGGGAAGATCACGTTCGCAGCGACGAG GCACACTGAGTTCCATCGCATCGTTGTCGTTCAGCCAAAAGCAGGCGCTTTCAGCCTCATGGCGCTTGCTGCGCCCACAAGCGCCAGgtctttttcgaaaagtgcTGTTGGAGTTGGAAATTGTGTCGAGCAAAGTGAAACAG attttctacaAAGCACTGTGTGTGGACGCGTTCAACAAAGACGATGAAAATAAAGCAACGATGGATGCACATGTCAGATTAATTGTGAA ATTCTTCGATGATCTTCTGACGACGTTAGACGACGAAGCGGAATGTATCAATCGAATGAAGCAGATTGGCACATCGCATGCGATCCTTGCGAGGACGTGTGCGTTTTCGAG TGACATTTGGGAGCAGCTGGGTGAAATAACCATGGAAAGGCTTTGTGCTCATGAACTTATTCAG AAGAATCGAGAAGCTGTTCGAGCATGGCGAATATTGCTAGCGTGTATCATCGACGAACTTCGTGGAGGTTTCGACGAAGAGACTCGCTATTACAA aaaaacctcCTCTGCCGAGCATTTGGAAGATGTGGACAAGGGtgaaaatgacaaaacaaCATCGAATGGAATCCAGGAGAAAATGCGTCAACTACGTTTGGAGTACGACTCAACAGTGCCTTACGAAAAGTAG